One region of Kineococcus radiotolerans SRS30216 = ATCC BAA-149 genomic DNA includes:
- a CDS encoding ParA family protein, with protein MATPTIDRDGLGRALAFSNIKGGVGKTFATAQCAGLLASVPDYRVLAVDLDIQGNLDEDFGLGDRSDGGQGLLQAVMTGTAPQPLMDVRPGLDVICGGEYLADLADVIDAQAKRQRDPNRAYNALATCLSPLAADYDWLLFDCPPGNETLLQMALGAARWVVIPTRTDDSSRKGLRKVARRFVEARAVRGPEAPLDLLGIFLSAVNSSAKTLRREARDAIIGDLGPAGEQLMLNTVIRYAESSASGARNRGLLVHELEQQVATAEPWWQAAREGRPVVSQPGAASAAGLASDFQSLVQELLARISAAESTDGAAHSQEVNDDVDAYVQAALRQDASA; from the coding sequence ATGGCCACCCCCACCATCGACCGCGATGGGCTCGGTCGAGCCCTTGCCTTCAGCAACATCAAGGGCGGCGTGGGCAAGACGTTCGCCACCGCGCAGTGCGCCGGCCTGCTGGCTTCAGTACCGGACTACCGCGTCTTGGCCGTCGACCTGGACATCCAGGGCAACCTGGACGAGGACTTCGGTCTGGGTGACCGCAGCGACGGAGGTCAGGGCCTGCTGCAGGCGGTCATGACGGGGACGGCTCCTCAGCCCCTCATGGACGTACGTCCAGGCTTGGACGTCATCTGCGGTGGCGAGTACCTGGCTGACCTTGCCGACGTCATCGACGCGCAGGCGAAGCGCCAACGCGACCCCAACCGCGCCTACAACGCGCTGGCGACGTGCTTGAGCCCCCTGGCTGCCGACTACGACTGGCTGCTCTTCGACTGCCCCCCGGGCAACGAGACCTTGCTGCAGATGGCGCTGGGCGCGGCTCGTTGGGTGGTCATCCCCACTCGCACCGATGACTCCAGCCGCAAGGGCCTGCGCAAGGTGGCGCGCCGGTTCGTCGAGGCTCGCGCCGTCCGCGGGCCTGAAGCCCCTCTGGACCTGCTCGGCATCTTCCTCAGCGCCGTCAACAGCTCGGCCAAGACCCTGCGCCGAGAAGCGCGGGACGCGATCATCGGCGACCTGGGCCCCGCGGGGGAGCAGCTGATGCTCAACACGGTCATCCGCTACGCAGAGTCCTCTGCCAGCGGGGCCCGCAACCGCGGCCTGCTGGTGCATGAGCTCGAGCAGCAGGTCGCTACGGCCGAGCCGTGGTGGCAGGCCGCCCGCGAGGGTCGCCCCGTCGTGTCACAGCCCGGCGCAGCCAGTGCTGCCGGCCTGGCTTCGGACTTCCAGTCACTGGTGCAAGAGCTACTGGCCCGCATCAGCGCCGCCGAGTCCACCGATGGCGCAGCCCACAGCCAAGAGGTCAACGACGACGTCGACGCGTACGTGCAGGCCGCACTGCGCCAAGACGCGAGCGCCTGA
- a CDS encoding RNA polymerase sigma factor, with translation MSSTPLLSRSSASRGLLPCSCQQGSRAAYTRSYSARLQVCAALNREWDAILEAGQHNEQVARWSRGPLRHTSAAGVGSVQDLEQACRDAAGSANDTLLLALLRAYQDGEAFAGRVLLQLFLGKIVRMGLPGRTGSTAEEYESDALEAFWTVMSTYPCDRRPRSVAANLALDTLHQVRVRPQTIERLDWDLWSWELHNHEERAKEHDPTSSVLVLIRDGLQAGAISDGEAQLLAMTYAPSSVPITGVEMSMQLGISAATLRQRTSRAVARLSAFVHEDTSAPQRRLSPTCPAKTLVTDLSHWTDECELLELMGATGTASSVHRRRDMGQQASRHVGSHER, from the coding sequence ATGTCTTCCACTCCCCTGCTGTCCCGCTCCAGCGCCTCCCGCGGCCTGCTGCCGTGCTCTTGCCAGCAAGGCAGCCGGGCGGCCTACACCCGCTCGTACTCGGCGCGCCTGCAGGTGTGCGCCGCCCTGAACCGGGAGTGGGACGCGATCCTGGAGGCTGGGCAGCACAACGAGCAGGTGGCCCGCTGGAGTCGCGGGCCCCTGCGCCACACCAGCGCCGCGGGGGTCGGATCGGTTCAGGATCTCGAGCAGGCGTGCCGTGACGCGGCAGGCAGCGCGAACGACACCCTGCTGCTGGCGCTACTTCGCGCCTACCAGGACGGAGAGGCCTTCGCCGGCCGCGTCCTCCTGCAGCTGTTCCTGGGCAAGATCGTCCGCATGGGCCTGCCGGGTCGGACCGGCAGCACCGCCGAGGAGTACGAGTCCGACGCGTTGGAGGCCTTCTGGACGGTCATGAGCACCTACCCCTGCGACCGGCGGCCTCGCAGCGTCGCCGCCAACCTCGCCCTGGACACCCTGCACCAGGTGCGGGTGCGCCCCCAGACCATCGAGCGCCTGGACTGGGACCTGTGGAGCTGGGAGCTGCACAACCACGAGGAGCGGGCTAAGGAGCACGACCCCACCAGCAGCGTCCTCGTCCTTATCCGCGACGGACTGCAGGCCGGGGCCATCAGCGACGGGGAAGCCCAGCTGCTGGCGATGACGTACGCGCCCTCCTCGGTGCCGATCACCGGCGTCGAGATGAGCATGCAGCTCGGGATTTCTGCGGCAACCCTGCGCCAGCGCACGTCGCGGGCGGTGGCACGCCTGAGCGCCTTCGTGCACGAAGACACCTCCGCTCCCCAGAGGCGCCTCTCCCCTACCTGCCCGGCCAAGACGCTTGTGACCGACCTGTCGCACTGGACCGACGAGTGCGAGCTTCTCGAGCTCATGGGCGCTACGGGGACGGCGAGCTCCGTGCACAGACGTCGGGACATGGGCCAGCAGGCAAGCCGACACGTCGGCTCGCACGAGCGCTGA